One genomic region from Candidatus Neomarinimicrobiota bacterium encodes:
- a CDS encoding permease, producing MNKTEKRKGNNSMLTSIIIMALLSTILFLIAYFQGKGNHIVGLKIAFRMTLDVLPLLIFAFILAGMIRSLIPNEIISKWIGQEAGFRGLLIGTIVGGITPGGPYVALPVIAGLIQSGASIGTMVAFVTAWSLWAIGRMPMEIAIVGWKFYLTRLLSTFFFPPIAGFIADRLYKIL from the coding sequence ATGAATAAAACTGAAAAAAGGAAAGGGAATAATAGTATGTTAACCTCTATAATAATAATGGCGTTGCTGTCCACTATTCTTTTCCTTATTGCTTATTTTCAGGGAAAAGGTAACCATATTGTTGGTTTAAAAATTGCATTTAGGATGACACTGGATGTATTACCATTGTTAATTTTTGCTTTTATATTAGCTGGTATGATCAGGTCTCTTATTCCCAATGAAATTATATCTAAATGGATAGGACAGGAAGCTGGGTTTAGGGGCCTCCTGATAGGGACAATCGTGGGTGGTATTACCCCGGGTGGACCTTATGTAGCTTTGCCTGTAATAGCAGGACTTATACAGTCCGGAGCAAGCATTGGAACGATGGTAGCTTTTGTCACAGCCTGGTCACTCTGGGCAATTGGTAGAATGCCCATGGAGATAGCAATTGTAGGCTGGAAATTTTATCTTACCCGCTTATTAAGCACTTTCTTTTTTCCACCTATTGCAGGATTTATTGCCGATAGATTGTATAAGATTCTGTAA